Proteins found in one Haloferax litoreum genomic segment:
- a CDS encoding DUF7124 domain-containing protein: MTLAFELEALKRLADPNAAFADARTWTKYVGVVSEKPTYVVTNFTRKERIRQDFFSGPRGVEESLENVMRQFDTDRHVFVGTSDDDRAIAEETGWEYLAVEDAADAAEWPIAEDDESVEDPFEDDGRDDWP, translated from the coding sequence ATGACGCTCGCGTTCGAACTAGAGGCCCTCAAACGCCTCGCAGACCCGAACGCGGCGTTCGCGGACGCTCGCACGTGGACGAAGTACGTCGGCGTCGTGAGCGAGAAACCGACGTACGTCGTGACGAACTTCACCCGGAAAGAGCGCATCCGTCAGGACTTCTTCTCCGGTCCACGCGGCGTCGAAGAGAGTCTCGAGAACGTGATGCGACAGTTCGACACCGACAGACACGTCTTCGTCGGGACCAGCGACGACGACAGGGCCATCGCCGAAGAGACTGGGTGGGAGTACCTCGCCGTCGAAGACGCGGCGGACGCGGCCGAGTGGCCCATCGCCGAGGACGACGAGTCGGTGGAAGACCCGTTCGAGGACGACGGGCGCGACGATTGGCCGTAG
- a CDS encoding TrmB family transcriptional regulator gives MASLRDLGLSEYEARAYRALLRTGATTAKELSRASDVPMGRIYDVLNSLEQYHLIRSQAASRPKKYVAVEPDMALDRLLESKRQELDEKAQQYEAVVDELNDELDAAEPVHDQFWTAAVGADETIDLLVERLAAADDSLVMVAGTMSPQFDLGAVGDLVVEELEAALERGVEVSILMSPDLVDSLPESVGERYMNRLSDHPDFHVRTAENLTGVFNLIDDVEVCIEVPNPLDPGQVFAMIDLKDPDFAADLRGTFDPRWEAAAPLPL, from the coding sequence ATGGCTAGTCTTCGAGATCTCGGATTATCTGAGTACGAAGCGCGGGCGTACCGCGCACTTCTGCGAACGGGGGCGACGACAGCGAAAGAGTTGTCGCGAGCGAGCGACGTGCCGATGGGCCGCATCTACGACGTGCTGAACAGTCTCGAACAGTACCACCTCATTCGGAGTCAGGCGGCGAGTCGGCCGAAGAAGTACGTCGCCGTCGAACCCGACATGGCGCTGGACCGCCTCCTCGAGAGCAAGCGACAGGAGCTAGACGAGAAGGCCCAGCAGTACGAGGCCGTCGTCGACGAACTGAACGACGAACTCGACGCCGCAGAACCGGTCCACGACCAGTTCTGGACTGCTGCCGTCGGCGCAGACGAGACGATAGACCTCCTCGTCGAGCGGTTAGCCGCGGCGGACGATTCGCTCGTGATGGTCGCCGGAACGATGTCGCCGCAATTCGACCTCGGGGCGGTCGGTGACCTCGTCGTCGAAGAACTCGAAGCGGCACTCGAACGCGGCGTGGAAGTCTCGATTCTCATGTCGCCGGACCTCGTCGATAGCCTGCCAGAGAGCGTCGGCGAGCGGTACATGAACCGACTCTCCGACCACCCAGACTTCCACGTGCGGACGGCGGAGAACCTCACGGGCGTGTTCAACCTCATCGACGACGTGGAAGTCTGTATCGAGGTGCCGAACCCACTGGACCCCGGACAGGTGTTCGCGATGATAGACCTGAAGGACCCGGATTTCGCGGCAGACCTCAGGGGGACGTTCGACCCCCGGTGGGAAGCAGCAGCACCGCTCCCGTTGTAA
- a CDS encoding DUF5815 family protein, which yields MSEPRVPGGRGAILDLPCGEQKRVRELDLGKREFDCPCGGTHAVVMDVHPPDRFLPEFLVEILQSTIETTSEDMPEFGTAHLMGIVLEEFPEAVVSEDVSDDGEMGAGIVWVTDFDSRRLHEIIVELVVELMEHAVSHANDDSVISEFESKMLQFDVSEFVEEYRAQRDLDPGPYA from the coding sequence ATGTCTGAACCGCGCGTTCCCGGCGGTCGCGGGGCGATACTGGACCTGCCCTGCGGTGAACAAAAGCGCGTCCGGGAACTCGACTTGGGCAAACGAGAGTTCGACTGTCCCTGTGGCGGCACCCACGCCGTCGTCATGGACGTGCACCCACCGGACCGATTCCTCCCGGAGTTCCTCGTCGAAATCCTCCAGAGTACCATCGAGACGACGAGCGAGGACATGCCCGAGTTCGGGACGGCGCACCTGATGGGCATCGTCCTCGAAGAGTTCCCCGAGGCAGTCGTCTCCGAAGATGTCTCCGACGACGGCGAGATGGGCGCGGGCATCGTCTGGGTCACCGATTTCGATTCTCGAAGACTCCACGAGATTATCGTCGAACTCGTCGTCGAACTCATGGAACACGCCGTCAGTCACGCCAACGACGACAGCGTCATCTCCGAGTTCGAGTCCAAGATGCTCCAGTTCGACGTGAGCGAGTTCGTCGAGGAGTATCGCGCGCAGCGTGACTTGGACCCCGGTCCGTACGCCTGA
- a CDS encoding sodium:calcium antiporter: MASVSVLVLFAGVGAALAWKGGDYLVQASDRLGAYYGLPAIVQGAIIAAVGSSFPELSSIVIATLRYGAFDIGIGAVVGSAVFNILVIPAVSALAGEGQRLASNRDLVYKEAQFYLLSLAVLVLTFSLAVIYQPFGSPTSLEGFVTRPLALIPLALYGLYLFMQYHDTLDHRATLTASVTDIDPRRQWVVLVVSLGIILAGAELLVRSAVGFGEVFGTSPFLWGLTVVAAGTSLPDTFVSVTAARQGNAAMSLANVFGSNVFALLVALPVGILVAGGTIVVFDEVVPMMSFLTGASIVFFAVLRTEMALTRGEAYVLLATYVLFLVWLLAESLGVTSFVG, encoded by the coding sequence GTGGCATCGGTTTCAGTTCTCGTCCTATTCGCCGGCGTCGGTGCGGCCCTCGCGTGGAAGGGTGGTGACTACCTCGTACAGGCCTCAGACCGACTCGGCGCGTACTACGGCCTGCCGGCCATCGTACAAGGGGCTATCATCGCCGCCGTCGGGTCCAGTTTCCCAGAGTTGTCGAGTATCGTCATCGCCACCCTGCGCTACGGCGCGTTCGACATCGGTATCGGTGCCGTCGTCGGGTCGGCAGTGTTCAACATCCTCGTGATTCCGGCGGTGTCCGCGCTCGCCGGCGAGGGACAACGACTGGCGTCGAACCGTGACCTCGTGTACAAGGAAGCCCAGTTCTACCTCCTCTCACTGGCCGTTCTCGTGCTCACGTTCTCGCTCGCCGTCATCTACCAGCCATTCGGCAGTCCGACCAGTCTCGAAGGCTTCGTCACCCGTCCGCTCGCGCTCATCCCACTCGCACTGTACGGCCTCTACCTGTTCATGCAGTACCACGACACGTTGGACCACCGCGCGACGCTCACTGCGAGCGTCACTGATATCGACCCGCGGCGGCAGTGGGTCGTCCTCGTCGTCTCGCTCGGCATCATCCTCGCCGGGGCCGAACTGCTCGTCCGGTCGGCAGTCGGGTTCGGTGAGGTGTTCGGCACGTCGCCGTTCCTCTGGGGGTTGACTGTCGTGGCGGCCGGGACGAGTCTCCCGGACACGTTCGTCAGCGTGACCGCTGCTCGTCAGGGCAATGCGGCGATGAGTCTCGCGAACGTCTTTGGGAGCAACGTCTTCGCCTTGCTCGTCGCCCTCCCCGTCGGTATCCTCGTCGCGGGTGGGACCATCGTCGTCTTCGACGAAGTGGTCCCGATGATGAGTTTCCTGACCGGTGCATCCATCGTCTTCTTCGCCGTCCTCCGAACAGAGATGGCACTGACTCGCGGTGAGGCGTACGTCCTGCTCGCAACCTACGTGCTCTTCCTCGTGTGGTTACTCGCCGAGAGTCTCGGCGTCACCTCGTTCGTCGGATGA
- a CDS encoding DUF255 domain-containing protein, giving the protein MTDETRVEWRPWGPDAFAEAEATAKPILLSLTATWCEDCHQMDAETYAEPRIAANLNDGFVPIRVNVDRHPRIRERYNMGGFPSTVFLAPDGRPITGATFIGPDGMRQVIDRVREVWEKKGADAGRLPRALAGDLPPAGDVTPQIEAHLAGQLEVTFDEAHAGWGDAAKFPLPRTVEFALKRDRQRALRTLDAIRDGLFDPVEGGFFRYADDAAWTKPNREKTLESNAALLRAFANGYRYTGEDAYLDPAVQTASFLIDSLWTGTGFGGSMGPAAGTDYYLLGAEGRENSPGPRTDLTVYAGGNALAVDALLVLAGLTDDERAREFAERALHRVAEDLVDDGVVTRFHSGGAVGESLLLEDHARVVAAACRARQVLGDDSVAGDPFLDFATDVADAAIDELFEDGSFVDGPATGEGLLSSPLRPIDGNVEMANALVDLAVLTGTEGYRDVAEEAIGAFAGAWDRIGVQVAEYGTVAARLLRDPLVVEIGGDVGSDLHRAALRVADHEAVVVPEADIDADTAVVSSGAVTYEATTPDELMEAVSSVTSDA; this is encoded by the coding sequence ATGACCGACGAGACGCGCGTCGAATGGCGGCCGTGGGGCCCCGACGCGTTCGCCGAGGCAGAGGCGACAGCAAAGCCGATTCTCCTGTCGCTGACGGCGACGTGGTGCGAGGACTGTCACCAGATGGACGCCGAGACGTACGCGGAACCACGCATCGCCGCAAATCTCAACGATGGGTTCGTCCCGATTCGTGTGAACGTCGACCGCCACCCGCGCATCCGCGAGCGGTACAACATGGGCGGGTTCCCCTCGACGGTGTTCCTCGCGCCGGACGGCCGACCCATCACTGGCGCGACGTTCATCGGGCCCGACGGGATGCGACAGGTCATCGACCGGGTCCGCGAAGTCTGGGAGAAGAAGGGTGCCGACGCCGGGCGACTCCCGCGGGCACTCGCCGGCGACTTGCCTCCAGCTGGCGACGTCACCCCCCAAATCGAAGCGCACCTCGCCGGGCAACTCGAGGTCACCTTCGACGAGGCACACGCCGGGTGGGGCGACGCTGCCAAGTTCCCACTCCCGCGCACGGTCGAGTTCGCGCTCAAACGCGACAGACAGCGAGCGCTCCGGACCCTCGACGCGATTCGTGACGGCCTGTTCGACCCCGTCGAAGGCGGGTTCTTCCGATATGCCGACGACGCTGCGTGGACGAAACCGAACCGAGAGAAGACGCTCGAATCGAACGCCGCCCTCCTCCGGGCGTTCGCCAACGGGTATCGCTACACCGGCGAAGACGCCTACCTCGACCCGGCGGTCCAGACCGCCTCGTTCCTCATCGACTCGCTGTGGACCGGGACCGGATTCGGCGGGAGCATGGGTCCTGCCGCCGGCACCGACTACTATCTCCTCGGTGCGGAAGGACGCGAGAACTCCCCCGGACCGCGGACCGACCTCACGGTGTACGCCGGCGGCAACGCCCTCGCAGTGGACGCACTGTTGGTCCTCGCGGGACTCACCGACGACGAACGCGCCCGTGAGTTCGCAGAGCGTGCACTCCACCGCGTCGCCGAAGACCTCGTAGACGACGGCGTCGTCACGCGCTTCCACTCGGGCGGTGCTGTCGGCGAGTCACTCCTCCTCGAAGACCACGCGCGCGTCGTCGCCGCCGCCTGTCGTGCGCGACAAGTTCTCGGTGACGATTCGGTCGCGGGCGACCCGTTCCTCGACTTTGCGACCGACGTCGCCGACGCCGCCATCGACGAACTCTTCGAAGATGGGTCGTTCGTCGACGGTCCCGCGACCGGCGAAGGACTCCTCTCGTCGCCGCTGCGCCCCATCGACGGCAACGTCGAGATGGCCAACGCATTGGTCGACCTCGCCGTCCTCACGGGAACCGAGGGCTATCGGGACGTCGCCGAGGAGGCCATCGGTGCCTTCGCCGGCGCGTGGGACCGCATCGGCGTCCAAGTCGCCGAGTACGGGACTGTCGCGGCGCGACTTCTCCGTGACCCACTCGTCGTCGAAATCGGTGGTGACGTCGGTTCCGACCTCCATCGTGCTGCACTCCGCGTCGCCGACCACGAGGCAGTCGTCGTCCCTGAAGCCGACATCGACGCGGACACCGCTGTTGTCAGTTCGGGGGCAGTCACATACGAAGCAACCACTCCAGACGAGTTGATGGAGGCTGTCTCCTCAGTCACATCGGACGCCTGA
- the yciH gene encoding stress response translation initiation inhibitor YciH: MAKETKDFSAISGLPDELGIDDDLSKVGQVLSIRRDTRRYGKPMTIVSGFEMDRAEMKALASELKRRLACGGTVLDDEIELQGNHVERARDILDELGYQVA; encoded by the coding sequence GTGGCAAAAGAGACCAAAGATTTCTCCGCTATCAGCGGCCTGCCCGACGAACTCGGCATCGACGACGACCTCTCGAAGGTCGGTCAAGTGCTTTCGATTCGGAGAGACACACGTCGGTACGGTAAACCGATGACCATCGTCTCCGGGTTCGAGATGGACCGCGCCGAGATGAAAGCGCTCGCGTCGGAACTCAAGCGTCGACTGGCCTGCGGTGGGACTGTCCTCGACGACGAGATAGAACTACAGGGGAACCACGTCGAACGCGCACGAGACATTCTCGACGAACTCGGCTATCAGGTCGCGTGA
- a CDS encoding S66 family peptidase: MPRVFTTPPPLEPGSQVAIVAPSRPIDDSLRDRACARLRETFDLEPVVFETARRDWEWLKDNPQARAEDIMDAFEDSAIDGVVTVTGGDDQIRVLKHLDPDRLAASPTRFYGFSDNDNIRLFLWNHGIVSYGATLHPTLTLDPEIHPYVERYLRRAFFEQSLGVVEPADEWTDEWFDFDTEEPREWRENTGRSWHGDERVTGRLWGGSFAIVKWHLQTDRYLPSAEELDGTILALETSEDVPVPREVKYTLRAMGERGLLERFDGLLMGRPRTYSPELEWEPPADYGEQLREEVVSVLDEYNPDATAVFDVEFGHADPNVPLPLGATATLDPAGGQIRFE; encoded by the coding sequence ATGCCTCGTGTGTTCACGACGCCCCCGCCACTCGAACCGGGGAGTCAGGTTGCAATCGTCGCACCCTCCCGCCCCATCGACGACTCGCTGCGAGACCGTGCGTGTGCGCGACTTCGCGAGACGTTCGACCTCGAACCGGTCGTCTTCGAGACGGCCCGGAGAGACTGGGAGTGGTTGAAGGACAACCCGCAAGCGCGCGCAGAGGACATCATGGATGCGTTCGAGGACTCGGCCATCGACGGCGTGGTCACCGTGACCGGTGGCGACGACCAGATTCGTGTCCTGAAGCACCTCGACCCGGACCGGTTGGCCGCCTCGCCGACGCGCTTCTACGGGTTCAGCGACAACGACAACATCAGGTTGTTCCTCTGGAACCACGGCATCGTGAGTTACGGTGCGACCCTCCACCCGACGCTCACCCTCGACCCCGAAATCCACCCCTACGTGGAACGGTACCTCAGACGCGCGTTCTTCGAGCAGTCGCTCGGTGTCGTCGAACCGGCCGACGAGTGGACCGACGAGTGGTTCGACTTCGACACCGAAGAGCCGCGAGAGTGGCGTGAAAACACTGGGCGGTCGTGGCACGGAGACGAACGTGTGACCGGTCGACTCTGGGGCGGGTCGTTCGCCATCGTGAAGTGGCACCTCCAGACCGACCGCTACCTCCCATCCGCGGAGGAACTGGACGGCACGATACTTGCCCTCGAAACGTCCGAGGACGTTCCTGTCCCTCGTGAGGTGAAATACACGCTCCGCGCGATGGGTGAGCGCGGCCTGCTCGAACGCTTCGATGGCCTCCTGATGGGCCGACCGCGGACGTACTCGCCCGAGTTGGAGTGGGAACCGCCGGCGGATTACGGCGAGCAACTACGCGAAGAAGTCGTGTCCGTCCTCGACGAGTACAATCCCGACGCGACGGCGGTGTTCGACGTGGAATTCGGCCACGCCGACCCGAACGTCCCGCTTCCGCTGGGGGCGACGGCGACGCTGGACCCGGCGGGTGGACAGATTCGGTTCGAGTAG
- a CDS encoding GNAT family N-acetyltransferase, which yields MHLHPLPEDHRDTYREFLSYAFRPEDGPDWDDTSLPDPDIYFPRGLYDTAAETPPDALDASDLVTVCAFYDYVARVRGEWHPLPGISAVASPPEARRQGHITTMLDQLLVEFRDSGRYLSALWPFKYEFYRRFGWATTNNYTKTTVPPEELTAVSPEAKGEFVRLDADDWARLDEVYTESATEDLALDRTEGWWRHRIFRSWDQDPYVYGWERDGDLRGYVVYRVKGDWDSRTMHVDELAGVDAEARRHLLRFLRDHDSQVDEVVIAGAHERTHLIDDLTDPRAATVEIKPGPMVRIVDVPAALEAVSFPTNADGEFVLGVTDDRCPWNDETFRVVVADGEASVEPTSEEPGVTAEIGALSQLLVGSRSADELARTEYLTVDDSTVGGVLRDVFSQRDVYLREGF from the coding sequence ATGCACCTCCACCCGCTTCCCGAGGACCACCGCGACACCTACCGCGAGTTCCTCAGTTACGCCTTCCGTCCGGAAGACGGCCCCGATTGGGACGACACCAGTCTCCCTGACCCGGACATCTACTTCCCGCGTGGTCTCTACGACACCGCGGCTGAGACACCACCCGATGCGCTCGATGCATCGGACCTCGTGACAGTCTGTGCCTTCTACGACTACGTAGCGCGCGTGCGCGGCGAGTGGCATCCACTCCCGGGAATCTCCGCCGTCGCCTCACCACCCGAGGCACGTCGGCAGGGCCACATCACCACGATGCTCGACCAACTGCTCGTCGAGTTCCGCGACTCCGGGCGGTATCTCTCGGCACTCTGGCCGTTCAAGTACGAGTTCTACCGGCGATTCGGATGGGCGACAACCAACAACTACACGAAGACGACAGTTCCGCCGGAAGAACTCACAGCGGTGAGTCCGGAGGCGAAAGGCGAGTTCGTCCGCCTCGACGCCGACGACTGGGCACGTCTGGACGAGGTGTACACCGAATCGGCCACCGAAGACCTCGCCCTCGACCGAACCGAAGGCTGGTGGCGACACCGTATCTTCCGAAGTTGGGACCAAGACCCGTACGTATACGGGTGGGAACGTGACGGTGACTTGCGAGGGTACGTCGTCTACCGCGTAAAAGGTGACTGGGACTCGCGGACGATGCACGTCGACGAACTCGCCGGCGTCGATGCCGAGGCCAGACGACACCTCCTGCGTTTCCTCCGCGACCACGACTCGCAGGTAGACGAGGTGGTCATCGCAGGAGCACACGAACGGACGCACCTCATCGACGACCTGACCGACCCACGAGCGGCGACAGTCGAAATCAAGCCCGGCCCGATGGTCCGCATCGTCGACGTCCCGGCGGCGCTCGAAGCGGTGTCGTTCCCGACGAACGCGGACGGCGAGTTCGTGCTCGGCGTGACCGACGACCGGTGTCCGTGGAACGACGAGACGTTCCGCGTCGTCGTCGCCGACGGCGAGGCGTCAGTCGAACCGACGAGCGAAGAACCGGGTGTGACCGCCGAAATCGGGGCGCTCTCGCAACTGCTCGTCGGGTCTCGCTCGGCGGACGAACTGGCACGAACCGAGTACCTCACCGTCGACGACTCGACTGTCGGTGGCGTCCTCCGGGACGTGTTCAGCCAGCGCGACGTGTACCTCCGAGAAGGCTTCTGA
- the mptA gene encoding GTP cyclohydrolase MptA, with protein MSHQLPDVQASQPDVTVGLSQVGVTGVEKLVKIARDGKRPLVLMAEFEVFVDLPSGRKGIDMSRNMQVIDEVLEAAVSEPAYRVEDMCGDAAERLLAKHEYTTTAEVRMTAELVVREDTPASGLATQSTAQIIASSTATEDGTREEIGAEVVGMTVCPCSQGMSASRARDVLQDLAVDDDTIEEFLEKVPQPGHSQRGHATLTVETEGSPNVDLMDLIDIARDSMSARIYNLAKRPDEDHMTYHAHANAKFVEDCVRSMAEMSVEELAHLPDDAVVHMKQSNDESIHQHNAHAEREVTLGQLRDELDA; from the coding sequence ATGAGTCACCAGTTGCCTGACGTACAGGCCTCTCAGCCGGACGTAACCGTCGGGCTCAGCCAGGTCGGCGTCACAGGCGTCGAGAAGCTCGTCAAGATTGCCCGCGACGGAAAACGTCCGCTCGTCTTGATGGCGGAGTTCGAAGTCTTCGTCGACCTCCCGAGTGGTCGCAAGGGCATCGACATGAGCCGAAATATGCAGGTCATCGACGAGGTTCTCGAAGCCGCCGTCTCCGAACCCGCCTACCGGGTCGAAGACATGTGCGGTGACGCCGCCGAACGTCTCCTCGCGAAACACGAGTACACCACGACGGCGGAGGTTCGGATGACTGCCGAACTCGTCGTCCGTGAAGATACTCCGGCCAGCGGACTGGCAACCCAGAGTACCGCACAGATTATCGCCAGTTCGACGGCCACCGAAGACGGGACCCGCGAAGAAATCGGGGCCGAAGTCGTCGGGATGACCGTCTGTCCCTGTTCGCAGGGGATGTCAGCTTCCCGCGCCCGCGACGTGCTTCAGGACCTCGCCGTCGACGACGACACTATCGAAGAATTCCTCGAGAAGGTCCCCCAACCCGGCCACTCCCAGCGCGGTCACGCGACGCTCACCGTCGAGACGGAAGGGTCTCCCAACGTCGACCTCATGGACCTCATCGACATCGCCCGCGACTCGATGTCGGCGCGTATCTACAACCTCGCCAAGCGCCCGGACGAAGACCACATGACGTACCACGCCCACGCGAACGCGAAGTTCGTCGAAGACTGCGTCCGGTCGATGGCCGAGATGTCTGTGGAGGAACTCGCACACCTCCCGGACGACGCAGTGGTCCACATGAAGCAGTCGAACGACGAGTCGATTCACCAGCACAACGCCCACGCGGAACGCGAAGTGACGCTGGGTCAACTGCGGGACGAACTCGACGCCTAA
- a CDS encoding FxsA family protein, with product MRTRTLLALLLLIPLSDALLLVVVAQYIDLVPTVALVVLTGLVGMLLVRAEGRHTLRNLQTKFARGDLPTNELMDGGLLIAAGAFLLTPGLVTDTIGFLIAIPVTRYPIREVLKRVVVKPYLDKQAGGFVTGDVWTAGFPQDDTGGDGVYDADPDSYRFGGQDSE from the coding sequence ATGCGAACGCGCACGCTTCTCGCGCTCTTGCTCCTCATCCCCCTCTCTGACGCGTTGTTGCTCGTGGTCGTCGCGCAGTACATCGACCTCGTTCCCACCGTCGCGCTGGTGGTCCTGACCGGGTTAGTCGGTATGCTGCTCGTCCGTGCCGAGGGGCGACACACCTTGCGAAATCTCCAGACGAAGTTCGCCCGTGGCGACCTTCCGACGAACGAACTGATGGACGGTGGCCTCCTCATCGCGGCGGGTGCCTTCCTCCTTACGCCGGGCCTCGTCACCGACACGATTGGCTTTCTCATTGCCATCCCCGTGACGCGGTATCCCATCCGTGAGGTACTCAAGCGCGTCGTCGTCAAACCGTACCTCGACAAGCAGGCCGGTGGGTTCGTCACCGGCGACGTGTGGACCGCCGGGTTCCCACAGGACGATACCGGCGGCGACGGCGTCTACGACGCCGACCCGGACTCGTACCGCTTCGGCGGCCAAGACTCGGAGTAA
- a CDS encoding DUF1059 domain-containing protein — MVFKLSCLYGCEFTTTADSREDVGVLVMEHMDDEHDTPVDPLEVGELALKSHDGALSTRQSN; from the coding sequence ATGGTCTTCAAACTCTCCTGTCTCTACGGATGTGAGTTCACAACCACTGCGGACTCCCGCGAGGACGTCGGCGTCCTCGTGATGGAACACATGGACGACGAACACGACACGCCCGTGGACCCACTCGAAGTGGGCGAACTGGCGCTGAAGAGTCACGATGGCGCGCTATCGACCAGACAGTCGAACTGA